The following proteins are encoded in a genomic region of Lachnospiraceae bacterium KM106-2:
- a CDS encoding LSU ribosomal protein L22p yields the protein MAKGHRSQIKRERNEQQRETRPTAKLSYARVSVQKACFVLDAIRGKDVQTAIGILTYNPRYASSIVLKLLKSAIANAENNNGMNPENLYVAGCYADKGPTMKRIRPRAQGRAYRIEKRMSHITIVLDER from the coding sequence ATGGCTAAAGGACATAGATCCCAGATAAAAAGAGAGAGAAACGAACAACAAAGAGAAACTAGACCTACTGCTAAGTTATCTTACGCTAGAGTTTCAGTTCAAAAAGCATGTTTCGTTTTAGATGCAATTAGAGGCAAGGATGTACAGACAGCGATTGGTATTTTAACTTACAATCCAAGATACGCTTCAAGTATAGTATTAAAATTATTAAAATCAGCTATTGCTAATGCTGAAAACAATAACGGAATGAATCCTGAAAATCTTTACGTTGCAGGTTGCTACGCAGATAAAGGACCTACAATGAAGAGAATTAGACCAAGAGCACAAGGTAGAGCTTATAGAATCGAAAAGAGAATGAGCCACATCACTATCGTGCTTGATGAAAGATAA
- a CDS encoding SSU ribosomal protein S19p produces the protein MARSLKKGPFADASLLKKVDTMNEANDKSVIKTWSRRSTIFPSFVGHTIAVHDGRKHVPVYVTEDMVGHKLGEFVATRTYRGHGKDEKKMKK, from the coding sequence ATGGCACGTTCATTGAAAAAGGGACCATTTGCAGATGCTAGCTTACTTAAAAAAGTAGACACTATGAATGAAGCAAATGACAAGTCCGTGATCAAAACTTGGTCACGTCGTTCTACAATCTTCCCATCATTCGTAGGACACACTATTGCTGTTCATGATGGAAGAAAACATGTACCTGTATATGTGACTGAAGATATGGTTGGTCACAAACTTGGAGAGTTCGTAGCTACAAGAACTTACAGAGGACATGGCAAAGACGAAAAGAAAATGAAAAAATAA